A single Hippocampus zosterae strain Florida chromosome 19, ASM2543408v3, whole genome shotgun sequence DNA region contains:
- the fndc1 gene encoding fibronectin type III domain-containing protein 1 isoform X2, with protein sequence MALCASSTLLAFFVAFCTPGRGWTAEKPLRTYHGKATSMVKSLRESWEPSIHLDGRPVERFGIGSNRPLRTHRYTRVGKESRSPLVEDVGPVRSTYPAARNQTAVKRAARVNRTTHRPSASRLRTDTRRAPQSSTGPRSPQRGFFTRTTSPAQRHRHNTKPQSDQRNRNSQKLTSESVHVVSLQAQKAQGQSAPANHAATKTTTPEPPEYEAKDISVRVMSPKSVLISWVDPAVEMGKIESSEFRSYTVRYREKGESARWEFKESTQRRVMVDTLSADSMYEFAVRISQGEDDGKWSVSVFQRTPESAPSGPPENFEVKPLRGKGTAVTATWDPPEETNGRIREYILSYAPALKPFGMKSMIYRGSTTSATIDGLTPGDRYIFKIKATNRRGQGPLSKAFSVVMPGSSSAVSSFSRTKDSQRTNYKPSKYDITKDKSVLQSTEAPEEPTKPTEPRNSAPVSKRVRPLSQTRSYHSILSSVRGSVRNGVNRGRTSGREDEDDEDERIPTTSPPEEAATTTESELETKEPYNDVSPEAEDDIYSEVDEPPTEMPSLKVFTLSPTKPTLVYPQQRKPIKLRVHQKGGRQTSSSSSLSFPPKLSSPSTTSLRNTESEDKRKETVSTPLQSKDISKEQTIENNKPTIPVVKDKTQPQTERTAASKESTSFGRTNGSGFGTRNGYGRRNLGIPFRVNSTRMINGNRLGLSAQSRLPSRSQNQATSQSTLPDQSIKQQISNSFNEATVGSTSDGRINGKATSETSTSEEKQITLSSPSNSPVASDTNTGKTNPYVSNAGSQSSHKTETPKTSPERATTNGELLHQSNFKNTEATKIEEPTSSYKEDPTEEKKEKEASLSDKTTRTKISPSLLERSKFLSRLGSGTRLSFSRQGGRTPWSRGSSSTVAGRPILQGIPSKDTVATSSAAVSSIQETSESPTATSSHDSPKNNEMGVISFKPSLTDINSEHTNSRHPPPPSSSSNADSHHATNVKSSDNDHNHDEKDDLENSGINKNVAETTVDRKNPAITSTETHRNAEDNDSAATRDTPSRTNSSSGVPPIYRRPNIGMNGRIRSPHLATRQFGGSRLPTRSQSGHNSRLGSSTTSDSSSSSSAHSSSSNLLRPILTSDRNASRISSTRTGGLTDGRIHSISVSPSSSRESSRGQGGRSRFPILRGKTPNGGARIAGNGNAQNGQPNLTARNKESSDTHGMSKAVGQRLITGPDGNKWLLDLELGILMNQDGKVLQDSQGQPKRVVLGQDGRTIFDHLGSPLLNQDGMALFGHGRDSRPVVNPKEKILMVGGKPLLGLDLSHLRTTTTTTTSAPTTTPEPTTAEWTTEESTTEQPYPTCPPGTFSKIDDYGDPVLDSDGILDCFSEDDLLLQTTLPPATTTTPPTTTMTTTTTEMPTPDTRSSGRGPLSEFDDSGKRRFTAPYVNYIQKDPGAPCSLTEALEYLQVDILDDLIKNDTRASNQKQHPKNKPHNLTVVAMEGCHSFIILDWGRPLKDDMVSGYMVYSASYDDVLNNRWSSKVSSGTHLAVENLKPNSRYYFKVQAKNVFGLGPVSETLTYVTESDDPLLIVRPPGGEPIWIPFSFRYNSAHSSCKGSQYVKRTWYRKFVGVVLCNSLRYKIFMGDGLREPFYSIGDTVGQGEDHCQFVDSHRDGRTGPAYLSLTLPSAQGYYRAYRQEPVTFGVIGRRTSHPFVGWYECGVPIPGKW encoded by the exons ATGGCTCTGTGCGCAAGTAGCACACTTCTGGCCTTCTTTGTCGCTTTCTGCACACCTGGACGCGGCTGGACAG CGGAAAAGCCCTTGCGGACATATCATGGGAAAGCAACTTCAATGGTGAAGAGCCTGAGGGAGAGCTGGGAGCCTTCAATCCATCTGGACGGAAGACCGGTGGAGCGTTTTGGGATCGGCTCCAACAGGCCATTGAGGACTCATCGCTACACCAGAGTGGGCAAGGAAAGTCGCTCTCCTTTAGTGGAGGATGTAG GCCCAGTCAGGTCAACATATCCTGCAGCCAGAAATCAGACCGCTGTGAAGCGTGCCGCTCGGGTGAACAGAACAACTCACCGCCCAAGTGCTTCTAGGCTCAGGACGGACACGAGGAGGGCCCCTCAGTCATCCACTGGTCCCCGGTCGCCTCAGAGGGGCTTCTTCACGAGAACCACTTCACCAGCGCAAAGACACCGACACAACACCAAGCCGCAGTCTGATCAGAGGAACCGTAACTCGCAAAAATTAA CATCTGAGTCCGTTCATGTGGTGTCACTGCAGGCACAGAAAGCCCAGGGCCAGAGCGCTCCTGCCAACCACGCGGCAACCAAAACGACTACCCCAG AGCCACCCGAATATGAGGCTAAGGACATCAGTGTCAGGGTCATGTCTCCGAAATCAGTCCTCATCTCCTGGGTGGACCCCGCTGTGGAAATGGGGAAGATTGAGTCAAGTGAATTCag ATCCTACACGGTAAGGTACAGGGAGAAGGGCGAGTCGGCACGCTGGGAGTTCAAAGAGAGCACCCAGAGGAGAGTGATGGTCGACACCCTGTCTGCTGATAGCATGTATGAATTTGCCGTGAGAATCTCTCAAGGAGAAGACGATGGCAAGTGGAGTGTATCGGTATTTCAGAGGACCCCTGAGTCAG CCCCATCTGGGCCACCGGAGAACTTTGAAGTCAAACCACTACGGGGAAAAGGAACTGCCGTGACAGCAACTTGGGATCCTCCTGAAGAAACCAATGGGAGGATACGAG AATACATCCTTTCTTATGCTCCTGcactgaaaccatttggaatgaAGAGCATGATATACCGAGGGAGCACAACCTCGGCAACTATAGACGGTCTAACACCTGGAGATCGGTACATCTTCAAGATCAAAGCCACCAACAGGAGGGGACAGGGACCGCTAAGCAAGGCCTTCAGTGTTGTGATGCCAGGAT CCAGTAGTGCCGTTTCATCGTTCTCAAGAACCAAAGACAGCCAGAGGACTAACTACAAGCCTTCCAAATATGATATTACCAAAGACAAATCAGTGCTCCAATCAACGGAGGCACCAGAAGAACCGACCAAACCCACAGAGCCACGTAACTCTGCGCCTGTCAGTAAACGGGTGCGCCCACTTTCTCAGACACGGTCTTATCACAGCATTTTGTCTTCAGTAAGAGGTTCAGTCAGGAATGGAGTAAATAGAGGCAGAACCTCAGGgagagaggatgaggatgatgaagacGAAAGAATACCAACAACCTCCCCTCCAGAAGAAGCTGCAACAACCACGGAGTCTGAACTTGAGACAAAAGAACCATACAATGATGTTTCTCCTGAAGCTGAGGATGATATTTACAGTGAAGTGGATGAGCCCCCAACAGAGATGCCCAGCCTCAAAGTTTTTACACTATCCCCAACTAAACCCACATTGGTTTATCCACAGCAAAGAAAACCCATAAAGCTCAGGGTCCATCAAAAAGGTGGAAGGCAgacttcctcctcttcatcattaTCGTTTCCTCCAAAATTGTCTTCACCTTCTACCACGTCGCTGCGTAATACAGAATCAGAGGACAAAAGAAAAGAGACAGTCTCTACACCCCTGCAGAGCAAAGACATTTCCAAAGAACAGACTATCGAAAATAACAAACCTACCATTCCAGTTGTAAAAGATAAGACACAGCCTCAGACAGAGCGCACAGCTGCCAGCAAGGAATCTACATCGTTCGGCCGGACCAATGGATCTGGCTTTGGTACAAGAAATGGTTATGGCCGAAGGAACTTGGGAATTCCTTTTCGAGTAAATTCAACCAGAATGATCAACGGGAATAGATTGGGTCTAAGTGCACAGTCACGTTTGCCAAGCAGAAGTCAGAATCAGGCCACATCGCAGTCCACCTTACCAGACCAATCTATCAAACAGCAAATATCAAATAGCTTCAATGAAGCGACAGTTGGGTCCACTTCAGATGGAAGAATCAATGGCAAAGCGACATCGGAAACATCGACTTCTGAGGAAAAGCAAATCACATTATCCTCCCCATCAAATAGCCCTGTAGCTTCAGATACAAACACCGGAAAGACCAACCCTTACGTGTCAAATGCGGGATCGCAAAGCTCACATAAGACAGAAACGCCAAAGACATCACCGGAACGTGCCACAACAAATGGGGAATTGCTTCACCAAAGCAATTTCAAAAACACAGAGGCAACCAAAATTGAAGAACCTACTTCAAGCTACAAAGAAGATCCCACAGaagagaaaaaggaaaaggaggCAAGTCTCTCTGATAAAACAACTCGTACCAAAATTAGTCCTTCCCTTCTTGAAAGATCTAAGTTCCTGAGCAGGTTGGGTTCAGGAACACGACTGTCATTCTCCAGACAGGGTGGCCGGACTCCTTGGAGCAGAGGCTCATCTTCAACAGTGGCAGGCAGACCCATTCTGCAGGGGATACCCAGTAAGGACACCGTAGCCACAAGTTCTGCAGCTGTATCTTCAATACAGGAAACTAGTGAAAGTCCAACTGCTACTTCCTCTCATGACTCACCAAAAAATAATGAGATGGGTGTGATTTCTTTCAAACCCTCATTGACTGACATAAATTCAGAGCATACTAACTCAAGACATCCACCTCCACCTTCATCCTCTTCAAACGCTGACTCTCATCATGCCACAAATGTGAAATCGAGTGACAATGACCATAACCATGATGAGAAGGACGATCTAGAAAACAGTGGGATTAATAAAAATGTTGCAGAAACTACAGTGGACCGAAAGAATCCTGCCATCACATCGACTGAGACGCACAGAAACGCAGAGGACAATGACAGTGCAGCTACAAGAGACACCCCATCAAGGACTAACTCATCATCCGGGGTCCCGCCGATTTACCGCCGTCCTAATATTGGTATGAATGGAAGGATACGCTCTCCTCATCTGGCAACCAGACAGTTTGGTGGATCCAGGCTTCCCACCAGATCACAATCAGGACACAATTCTAGACTGGGTTCTTCAACAACATCTgattcatcctcctcctcatctgccCACTCCTCTTCATCAAATCTACTCAGACCAATATTAACATCAGATCGCAACGCGAGCAGAATCTCTTCAACAAGGACCGGGGGACTCACAGATGGTAGAATCCACTCTATATCAGTGTCGCCATCTTCATCCAGAGAAAGCTCGAGAGGCCAGGGGGGCAGAAGTCGCTTTCCTATCCTGAGAGGCAAAACACCCAACGGAGGAGCTCGTATAGCCGGCAATGGAAATG CTCAAAACGGACAACCAAATCTGACAGCAAGAAATAAAGAGTCCTCAGACACTCATGGAATGAGCAAGGCGGTCGGCCAAAGGCTTATTACCGGACCTGACGGAAACAAATGG TTGCTAGATTTGGAGTTGGGGATTCTTATGAACCAGGATGGAAAAGTCCTCCAGGATTCCCAGGGCCAACCAAAGAGAGTAGTGCTTGGCCAGGACGGACGCACTATTTTTG ACCATCTGGGAAGCCCCCTGCTGAACCAGGACGGAATGGCTTTGTTTGGTCATGGCCGAGATAGTCGCCCAGTGGTCAACCCCAAAGAGAAGATCCTTATGGTTGGAGGAAAACCGCTGCTTGGCTTGGACCTGTCTCACCTCAggacaaccaccaccaccaccaccagtgcTCCGACCACTACCCCAGAACCAACCACCGCAGAATGGACTACGGAGGAGTCCACCACTGAACAACCATACCCGACTTGTCCACCAGGAACCTTCTCCAAAATAGATGATTACGGAGATCCGGTGCTTGACTCAGATGGAATACTCGACTGTTTCTCAGAAG ATGACCTTTTGCTCCAGACGACCCTGCCTCCGGCTACCACGACAACACCGCCAACAACCACCATGACCACCACCACAACAGAGATGCCCACTCCAGACACCAGATCATCCGGCCGAGGTCCTTTATCAGAATTTGACGACAGTGGGAAGAGGCGATTTACAG CGCCATATGTGAACTACATCCAAAAAGACCCGGGAGCTCCATGCTCCCTGACGGAGGCGCTGGAGTACCTTCAAGTTGACATCCTGGATGATCTGATCAAGAACGACACTCGCGCCTCCAATCAGAAGCAGCATCCCAAAAATAAACCCCATAATCTCACCGTGGTTGCCATGGAGGGATGCCATTCGTTTATCATCCTGGACTGGGGCCGGCCACTGAAGGACGATATGgtttcag GATACATGGTGTACAGCGCTTCATACGATGACGTGCTCAACAACAGATGGTCCTCGAAGGTATCGAGTGGGACTCATCTGGCTGTGGAGAATCTTAAACCCAACTCCAG GTACTACTTCAAAGTCCAGGCCAAGAATGTGTTTGGGTTGGGACCGGTCAGCGAGACGCTCACCTATGTCACAGAATCAG ATGACCCTCTTCTCATCGTCAGACCGCCTG GTGGAGAGCCAATTTGGATCCCCTTCAGCTTCCGCTACAACTCGGCCCACAGCTCGTGTAAAGGCAGCCAGTATGTCAAGCGCACGTGGTACAGGAAGTTTGTGGGCGTGGTTTTGTGCAACTCTCTGCGATACAAGATCTTCATGGGAGACGGTCTGAGAG AGCCCTTCTACAGTATAGGAGACACGGTGGGACAAGGAGAGGATCATTGTCAGTTTGTGGACTCCCACAGGGACGGCAGGACTGGGCCCGCCTATCTCTCGCTTACTCTGCCTTCGGCTCAAG GATATTATCGCGCCTACAGACAGGAGCCCGTCACGTTCGGAGTGATTGGGAGACGAACATCCCATCCTTTCGTGGGCTGGTATGAATGCGGGGTGCCCATTCCTGGAAAGTGGTAA
- the fndc1 gene encoding fibronectin type III domain-containing protein 1 isoform X1 gives MALCASSTLLAFFVAFCTPGRGWTAEKPLRTYHGKATSMVKSLRESWEPSIHLDGRPVERFGIGSNRPLRTHRYTRVGKESRSPLVEDVDEWVKLDGFAVLSSAPVSNTSTGPVRSTYPAARNQTAVKRAARVNRTTHRPSASRLRTDTRRAPQSSTGPRSPQRGFFTRTTSPAQRHRHNTKPQSDQRNRNSQKLTSESVHVVSLQAQKAQGQSAPANHAATKTTTPEPPEYEAKDISVRVMSPKSVLISWVDPAVEMGKIESSEFRSYTVRYREKGESARWEFKESTQRRVMVDTLSADSMYEFAVRISQGEDDGKWSVSVFQRTPESAPSGPPENFEVKPLRGKGTAVTATWDPPEETNGRIREYILSYAPALKPFGMKSMIYRGSTTSATIDGLTPGDRYIFKIKATNRRGQGPLSKAFSVVMPGSSSAVSSFSRTKDSQRTNYKPSKYDITKDKSVLQSTEAPEEPTKPTEPRNSAPVSKRVRPLSQTRSYHSILSSVRGSVRNGVNRGRTSGREDEDDEDERIPTTSPPEEAATTTESELETKEPYNDVSPEAEDDIYSEVDEPPTEMPSLKVFTLSPTKPTLVYPQQRKPIKLRVHQKGGRQTSSSSSLSFPPKLSSPSTTSLRNTESEDKRKETVSTPLQSKDISKEQTIENNKPTIPVVKDKTQPQTERTAASKESTSFGRTNGSGFGTRNGYGRRNLGIPFRVNSTRMINGNRLGLSAQSRLPSRSQNQATSQSTLPDQSIKQQISNSFNEATVGSTSDGRINGKATSETSTSEEKQITLSSPSNSPVASDTNTGKTNPYVSNAGSQSSHKTETPKTSPERATTNGELLHQSNFKNTEATKIEEPTSSYKEDPTEEKKEKEASLSDKTTRTKISPSLLERSKFLSRLGSGTRLSFSRQGGRTPWSRGSSSTVAGRPILQGIPSKDTVATSSAAVSSIQETSESPTATSSHDSPKNNEMGVISFKPSLTDINSEHTNSRHPPPPSSSSNADSHHATNVKSSDNDHNHDEKDDLENSGINKNVAETTVDRKNPAITSTETHRNAEDNDSAATRDTPSRTNSSSGVPPIYRRPNIGMNGRIRSPHLATRQFGGSRLPTRSQSGHNSRLGSSTTSDSSSSSSAHSSSSNLLRPILTSDRNASRISSTRTGGLTDGRIHSISVSPSSSRESSRGQGGRSRFPILRGKTPNGGARIAGNGNAQNGQPNLTARNKESSDTHGMSKAVGQRLITGPDGNKWLLDLELGILMNQDGKVLQDSQGQPKRVVLGQDGRTIFDHLGSPLLNQDGMALFGHGRDSRPVVNPKEKILMVGGKPLLGLDLSHLRTTTTTTTSAPTTTPEPTTAEWTTEESTTEQPYPTCPPGTFSKIDDYGDPVLDSDGILDCFSEDDLLLQTTLPPATTTTPPTTTMTTTTTEMPTPDTRSSGRGPLSEFDDSGKRRFTAPYVNYIQKDPGAPCSLTEALEYLQVDILDDLIKNDTRASNQKQHPKNKPHNLTVVAMEGCHSFIILDWGRPLKDDMVSGYMVYSASYDDVLNNRWSSKVSSGTHLAVENLKPNSRYYFKVQAKNVFGLGPVSETLTYVTESDDPLLIVRPPGGEPIWIPFSFRYNSAHSSCKGSQYVKRTWYRKFVGVVLCNSLRYKIFMGDGLREPFYSIGDTVGQGEDHCQFVDSHRDGRTGPAYLSLTLPSAQGYYRAYRQEPVTFGVIGRRTSHPFVGWYECGVPIPGKW, from the exons ATGGCTCTGTGCGCAAGTAGCACACTTCTGGCCTTCTTTGTCGCTTTCTGCACACCTGGACGCGGCTGGACAG CGGAAAAGCCCTTGCGGACATATCATGGGAAAGCAACTTCAATGGTGAAGAGCCTGAGGGAGAGCTGGGAGCCTTCAATCCATCTGGACGGAAGACCGGTGGAGCGTTTTGGGATCGGCTCCAACAGGCCATTGAGGACTCATCGCTACACCAGAGTGGGCAAGGAAAGTCGCTCTCCTTTAGTGGAGGATGTAG atgaaTGGGTAAAGCTTGATGGCTTTGCTGTGCTGAGCAGCGCACCTGTCAGCAACACGTCAACAG GCCCAGTCAGGTCAACATATCCTGCAGCCAGAAATCAGACCGCTGTGAAGCGTGCCGCTCGGGTGAACAGAACAACTCACCGCCCAAGTGCTTCTAGGCTCAGGACGGACACGAGGAGGGCCCCTCAGTCATCCACTGGTCCCCGGTCGCCTCAGAGGGGCTTCTTCACGAGAACCACTTCACCAGCGCAAAGACACCGACACAACACCAAGCCGCAGTCTGATCAGAGGAACCGTAACTCGCAAAAATTAA CATCTGAGTCCGTTCATGTGGTGTCACTGCAGGCACAGAAAGCCCAGGGCCAGAGCGCTCCTGCCAACCACGCGGCAACCAAAACGACTACCCCAG AGCCACCCGAATATGAGGCTAAGGACATCAGTGTCAGGGTCATGTCTCCGAAATCAGTCCTCATCTCCTGGGTGGACCCCGCTGTGGAAATGGGGAAGATTGAGTCAAGTGAATTCag ATCCTACACGGTAAGGTACAGGGAGAAGGGCGAGTCGGCACGCTGGGAGTTCAAAGAGAGCACCCAGAGGAGAGTGATGGTCGACACCCTGTCTGCTGATAGCATGTATGAATTTGCCGTGAGAATCTCTCAAGGAGAAGACGATGGCAAGTGGAGTGTATCGGTATTTCAGAGGACCCCTGAGTCAG CCCCATCTGGGCCACCGGAGAACTTTGAAGTCAAACCACTACGGGGAAAAGGAACTGCCGTGACAGCAACTTGGGATCCTCCTGAAGAAACCAATGGGAGGATACGAG AATACATCCTTTCTTATGCTCCTGcactgaaaccatttggaatgaAGAGCATGATATACCGAGGGAGCACAACCTCGGCAACTATAGACGGTCTAACACCTGGAGATCGGTACATCTTCAAGATCAAAGCCACCAACAGGAGGGGACAGGGACCGCTAAGCAAGGCCTTCAGTGTTGTGATGCCAGGAT CCAGTAGTGCCGTTTCATCGTTCTCAAGAACCAAAGACAGCCAGAGGACTAACTACAAGCCTTCCAAATATGATATTACCAAAGACAAATCAGTGCTCCAATCAACGGAGGCACCAGAAGAACCGACCAAACCCACAGAGCCACGTAACTCTGCGCCTGTCAGTAAACGGGTGCGCCCACTTTCTCAGACACGGTCTTATCACAGCATTTTGTCTTCAGTAAGAGGTTCAGTCAGGAATGGAGTAAATAGAGGCAGAACCTCAGGgagagaggatgaggatgatgaagacGAAAGAATACCAACAACCTCCCCTCCAGAAGAAGCTGCAACAACCACGGAGTCTGAACTTGAGACAAAAGAACCATACAATGATGTTTCTCCTGAAGCTGAGGATGATATTTACAGTGAAGTGGATGAGCCCCCAACAGAGATGCCCAGCCTCAAAGTTTTTACACTATCCCCAACTAAACCCACATTGGTTTATCCACAGCAAAGAAAACCCATAAAGCTCAGGGTCCATCAAAAAGGTGGAAGGCAgacttcctcctcttcatcattaTCGTTTCCTCCAAAATTGTCTTCACCTTCTACCACGTCGCTGCGTAATACAGAATCAGAGGACAAAAGAAAAGAGACAGTCTCTACACCCCTGCAGAGCAAAGACATTTCCAAAGAACAGACTATCGAAAATAACAAACCTACCATTCCAGTTGTAAAAGATAAGACACAGCCTCAGACAGAGCGCACAGCTGCCAGCAAGGAATCTACATCGTTCGGCCGGACCAATGGATCTGGCTTTGGTACAAGAAATGGTTATGGCCGAAGGAACTTGGGAATTCCTTTTCGAGTAAATTCAACCAGAATGATCAACGGGAATAGATTGGGTCTAAGTGCACAGTCACGTTTGCCAAGCAGAAGTCAGAATCAGGCCACATCGCAGTCCACCTTACCAGACCAATCTATCAAACAGCAAATATCAAATAGCTTCAATGAAGCGACAGTTGGGTCCACTTCAGATGGAAGAATCAATGGCAAAGCGACATCGGAAACATCGACTTCTGAGGAAAAGCAAATCACATTATCCTCCCCATCAAATAGCCCTGTAGCTTCAGATACAAACACCGGAAAGACCAACCCTTACGTGTCAAATGCGGGATCGCAAAGCTCACATAAGACAGAAACGCCAAAGACATCACCGGAACGTGCCACAACAAATGGGGAATTGCTTCACCAAAGCAATTTCAAAAACACAGAGGCAACCAAAATTGAAGAACCTACTTCAAGCTACAAAGAAGATCCCACAGaagagaaaaaggaaaaggaggCAAGTCTCTCTGATAAAACAACTCGTACCAAAATTAGTCCTTCCCTTCTTGAAAGATCTAAGTTCCTGAGCAGGTTGGGTTCAGGAACACGACTGTCATTCTCCAGACAGGGTGGCCGGACTCCTTGGAGCAGAGGCTCATCTTCAACAGTGGCAGGCAGACCCATTCTGCAGGGGATACCCAGTAAGGACACCGTAGCCACAAGTTCTGCAGCTGTATCTTCAATACAGGAAACTAGTGAAAGTCCAACTGCTACTTCCTCTCATGACTCACCAAAAAATAATGAGATGGGTGTGATTTCTTTCAAACCCTCATTGACTGACATAAATTCAGAGCATACTAACTCAAGACATCCACCTCCACCTTCATCCTCTTCAAACGCTGACTCTCATCATGCCACAAATGTGAAATCGAGTGACAATGACCATAACCATGATGAGAAGGACGATCTAGAAAACAGTGGGATTAATAAAAATGTTGCAGAAACTACAGTGGACCGAAAGAATCCTGCCATCACATCGACTGAGACGCACAGAAACGCAGAGGACAATGACAGTGCAGCTACAAGAGACACCCCATCAAGGACTAACTCATCATCCGGGGTCCCGCCGATTTACCGCCGTCCTAATATTGGTATGAATGGAAGGATACGCTCTCCTCATCTGGCAACCAGACAGTTTGGTGGATCCAGGCTTCCCACCAGATCACAATCAGGACACAATTCTAGACTGGGTTCTTCAACAACATCTgattcatcctcctcctcatctgccCACTCCTCTTCATCAAATCTACTCAGACCAATATTAACATCAGATCGCAACGCGAGCAGAATCTCTTCAACAAGGACCGGGGGACTCACAGATGGTAGAATCCACTCTATATCAGTGTCGCCATCTTCATCCAGAGAAAGCTCGAGAGGCCAGGGGGGCAGAAGTCGCTTTCCTATCCTGAGAGGCAAAACACCCAACGGAGGAGCTCGTATAGCCGGCAATGGAAATG CTCAAAACGGACAACCAAATCTGACAGCAAGAAATAAAGAGTCCTCAGACACTCATGGAATGAGCAAGGCGGTCGGCCAAAGGCTTATTACCGGACCTGACGGAAACAAATGG TTGCTAGATTTGGAGTTGGGGATTCTTATGAACCAGGATGGAAAAGTCCTCCAGGATTCCCAGGGCCAACCAAAGAGAGTAGTGCTTGGCCAGGACGGACGCACTATTTTTG ACCATCTGGGAAGCCCCCTGCTGAACCAGGACGGAATGGCTTTGTTTGGTCATGGCCGAGATAGTCGCCCAGTGGTCAACCCCAAAGAGAAGATCCTTATGGTTGGAGGAAAACCGCTGCTTGGCTTGGACCTGTCTCACCTCAggacaaccaccaccaccaccaccagtgcTCCGACCACTACCCCAGAACCAACCACCGCAGAATGGACTACGGAGGAGTCCACCACTGAACAACCATACCCGACTTGTCCACCAGGAACCTTCTCCAAAATAGATGATTACGGAGATCCGGTGCTTGACTCAGATGGAATACTCGACTGTTTCTCAGAAG ATGACCTTTTGCTCCAGACGACCCTGCCTCCGGCTACCACGACAACACCGCCAACAACCACCATGACCACCACCACAACAGAGATGCCCACTCCAGACACCAGATCATCCGGCCGAGGTCCTTTATCAGAATTTGACGACAGTGGGAAGAGGCGATTTACAG CGCCATATGTGAACTACATCCAAAAAGACCCGGGAGCTCCATGCTCCCTGACGGAGGCGCTGGAGTACCTTCAAGTTGACATCCTGGATGATCTGATCAAGAACGACACTCGCGCCTCCAATCAGAAGCAGCATCCCAAAAATAAACCCCATAATCTCACCGTGGTTGCCATGGAGGGATGCCATTCGTTTATCATCCTGGACTGGGGCCGGCCACTGAAGGACGATATGgtttcag GATACATGGTGTACAGCGCTTCATACGATGACGTGCTCAACAACAGATGGTCCTCGAAGGTATCGAGTGGGACTCATCTGGCTGTGGAGAATCTTAAACCCAACTCCAG GTACTACTTCAAAGTCCAGGCCAAGAATGTGTTTGGGTTGGGACCGGTCAGCGAGACGCTCACCTATGTCACAGAATCAG ATGACCCTCTTCTCATCGTCAGACCGCCTG GTGGAGAGCCAATTTGGATCCCCTTCAGCTTCCGCTACAACTCGGCCCACAGCTCGTGTAAAGGCAGCCAGTATGTCAAGCGCACGTGGTACAGGAAGTTTGTGGGCGTGGTTTTGTGCAACTCTCTGCGATACAAGATCTTCATGGGAGACGGTCTGAGAG AGCCCTTCTACAGTATAGGAGACACGGTGGGACAAGGAGAGGATCATTGTCAGTTTGTGGACTCCCACAGGGACGGCAGGACTGGGCCCGCCTATCTCTCGCTTACTCTGCCTTCGGCTCAAG GATATTATCGCGCCTACAGACAGGAGCCCGTCACGTTCGGAGTGATTGGGAGACGAACATCCCATCCTTTCGTGGGCTGGTATGAATGCGGGGTGCCCATTCCTGGAAAGTGGTAA